The Megachile rotundata isolate GNS110a chromosome 11, iyMegRotu1, whole genome shotgun sequence genome includes a region encoding these proteins:
- the unc-104 gene encoding kinesin family member unc-104 isoform X2 — translation MSSVKVAVRVRPFNNREISREAQCIIEMTGSTTSILNPKAPPGTKDAIKSFNYDYSYFSMDPNDINYSSQLMVYKDIGEEMLEHAFEGYNVCIFAYGQTGAGKSYTMMGKQEEGQEGIIPQICKDLFRKISRNSNECLKYSVEVSYMEIYCERVRDLLNPKNKGNLRVREHPLLGPYVEDLSKLAVMSYQDIHDLIDEGNKARTVAATNMNETSSRSHAVFTIFFTQQKQDSATGLVTEKVSKISLVDLAGSERADSTGAKGTRLKEGANINKSLTTLGKVISALAEIATKKKKKADFIPYRDSVLTWLLRENLGGNSKTAMIAAVSPADINYDETLSTLRYADRAKQIVCKAVVNEDANAKLIRELKEEIQKLRELLKQEGIDVQEGPDGKVTYEKKESRDEIVRATKREDDVKETRARIPSHTTSTIAEEAVDQLQASEKLIAELNETWEEKLKRTEVIRLQREAVFAEMGVAVKEDGVTVGVFSPKKTPHLVNLNEDPLMSECLIYYIKDGFTRIGSAEANIPQDIQLCGPHILSEHCVFENHEGIITLMPKKGALIYVNGREVTEPVVLKTGSRVILGKNHVFRFNHPDQVRERREKGSPAETPGNGETVDWNFAQIELLEKQGIDLKAEMEKRLLVLEEQFRKEKEEADQLFEEQRKSYEARIDALQRQVEEQSMTMSMYSSYTPEDFNNIEEDIFVNPLFDAESNWTEREFQLAAWAFRKWKYHQFTSLRDDLWGNAIFLKEANAISVELKKKVQFQFTLLTDTLYSPLPPDLLPTVDEDEEEERPFPRTIVAVEVQDTKNGATHYWTLDKLRQRLELMRHVYNEDSSPSTPEAKEDIFQCLTAYSNPKFSLANLLPSRQRLELMREMYHNEAELSPTSPDFNIESITGGDPFYDRFPWFRMVGRSFVYLSNLMYPVPLIHKVAIVNEKGDVKGYLRVAVQAVVEEENSEYSSGVRQSARISFEDDLFGNQKQNKRNTLLTQTLEKNRQILLHEERVVEGHNEQKDTKEEDDIGDADSGRGDSSVSSDMKEEDLPDHLLLGSEFTFRVTVLQAMGISTEYADIFCQFNFLHRHDEAFSTEPVKNTGKGNPPGFYHVQNITVTVTKSFLEYLKTQPIVFEVFGHYQQHPLHKDAKLEYVRQPPKRMLPPSIPISQPVRSPKFGSVLPSPSTSHVHAKYDVLVWFEICELAPNGEYVPSVVDHSDDLPCRGLFLLHQGIQRRIRITIVHEPASELRWKDVRELVVGRIRNTPEPEEEDNDSSVLSLGLFPGEYLEVPGDDRCMFRFEAAWDSSLHNSALLNRVTAYGEQIFMTISAYLELENCGRPAIITKDLSMIIYGRDARVGPRSLKHLFSGSYRNQEANRLSGVYELVLRRSSEAGSPGVQRRQRRVLDTSSTYVRGEENLHGWRPRGDSLIFDHQWELEKLTRLEEVERVRHTLLLREKLGIDKVSFCNKISHDFTKSEKEVCNMMAKATNEPHASPVKLKRSTSKDVYEPWEMTERERELATKYIKLIQGRIPNKEPILLSDVSPGEDTMADMSTSMMSSVISSSSQESVYERASDYLEQAAGIIVWSRSKSCILRLSSPERARLQELQESILASESANQTCTVAPAPLGSSSPSKENLVLYVPEVEEIRISPVIARKGYLNVLEHKTNGWKKRWVAVRRPYVLIFREEKDPVERALINLATAQVEYSEDQLAMVKVPNTFSVVTKHRGYLLQTLGDKEVYDWLYAINPLLAGQIRSKLARKGPTATNLINASPVGLAPPIDQQSNQNK, via the exons ATGTCGTCGGTAAAGGTGGCGGTGAGGGTACGGCCCTTCAACAATCGAGAGATCTCCCGCGAGGCACAATGCATCATCGAAATGACCGGCAGCACCACTT CGATATTGAATCCGAAAGCACCACCGGGCACCAAAGATGCAATCAAAAGCTTCAACTACgattattcctatttttccaTGGAC CCAAACGACATAAATTATTCTTCACAACTGATGGTCTACAAGGATATCGGCGAAGAGATGTTAGAACACGCCTTCGAAG GTTACAACGTGTGCATATTCGCGTACGGGCAAACAGGCGCCGGCAAGTCTTACACAATGATGGGCAAGCAAGAAGAAGGTCAAGAGGGGATAATCCCTCAAATTTGCAAGGACCTCTTTAGAAAAATCAGTCGCAATTCAAACGAGTGCCTGAAATATTCAGTCGAAGTTAGTTACATGGAGATCTACTGCGAAAGGGTGCGAGATCTCTTGAATCCCAAGAACAAAGGAAACCTCCGAGTACGAGAGCATCCTCTCCTCGGACCGTACGTCGAAGATTTGTCAAAATTAGCGGTGATGTCTTACCAGGACATCCACGACCTCATCGACGAAGGCAACAAAGCGAG AACGGTTGCCGCCACAAACATGAACGAGACGTCAAGTAGATCTCACGCGGTGTTTACGATATTTTTCACACAACAGAAACAAGACTCAGCTACCGGATTAGTGACGGAAAAAGTCAGCAAAATTTCGCTTGTTGATTTGGCAGGCTCTGAAAGGGCTGACTCTACCGGTGCGAAAGGTACCAGGTTAAAGGAGGGTGCTAACATCAATAAAAGCTTGACAACCCTTGGAAAGGTCATCAGTGCCCTGGCTGAAATC GCTaccaaaaagaagaagaaggctGACTTCATCCCGTACAGAGACTCCGTTCTAACATGGCTTCTGCGAGAGAACCTAGGAGGAAACTCTAAAACAGCAATGATCGCGGCAGTGAGTCCCGCAGACATCAATTACGACGAAACCCTCTCTACTCTACG ATACGCCGACAGAGCGAAGCAAATTGTTTGCAAGGCTGTCGTCAACGAGGACGCGAACGCGAAGCTTATTCGGGAGCTCAAAGAAGAGATTCAGAAACTGCGGGAGCTACTCAAACAAGAGGGTATTGATGTTCAAGAAG GGCCAGATGGTAAAGTCACATATGAAAAGAAAGAATCTA GAGACGAAATCGTCAGAGCAACCAAGCGCGAGGACGATGTGAAGGAAACTCGAGCCAGGATCCCGTCTCATACAACGTCCACCATTGCTGAAGAAGCGGTGGATCAGTTGCAAGCTTCAGAGAAACTGATAGCCG AACTCAATGAAACCTGGGAAGAGAAGCTGAAGCGAACCGAGGTGATTCGCCTCCAACGCGAGGCAGTGTTCGCCGAGATGGGTGTCGCCGTGAAAGAGGACGGCGTGACAGTCGGTGTCTTCTCCCCGAAAAAGACTCCTCACTTGGTGAACCTGAACGAAGATCCCCTCATGTCTGAATGTCTGATCTACTACATCAAAGATGGCTTCACACGCATCGGTAGCGCTGAAGCAAACATTCCTCAAGACATTCAGCTCTGTGGTCCACATATACTGAGCGAACACTGCGTCTTCGAGAACCACGAAGGAATTATCACGTTGATGCCGAAGAAGGGTGCTTTGATCTACGTGAACGGACGCGAAGTCACTGAACCCGTAGTTCTGAAGACTGGCTCGCGCGTGATTTTAGGGAAGAATCATGTATTCAGATTCAATCATCCTGATCAAG TCCGAGAACGGAGAGAAAAAGGATCTCCCGCGGAGACTCCCGGAAACGGAGAGACAGTCGACTGGAATTTCGCACAGATCGAGTTGCTGGAGAAACAGGGAATCGATCTGAAGGCTGAAATGGAGAAGCGGTTGTTGGTTCTTGAAGAACAGTTCCGTAAAGAGAAGGAAGAGGCGGATCAGCTGTTCGAAGAACAGAGAAAG AGCTATGAAGCTCGAATAGATGCCCTGCAGAGACAAGTTGAAGAACAAAGCATGACAATGTCGATGTACAGCAGTTACACCCCTGAAGACTTCAACAACATCGAGGAGGACATCTTTG TCAACCCATTGTTTGACGCAGAGAGCAACTGGACCGAGAGAGAGTTCCAGCTGGCCGCTTGGGCCTTCCGCAAATGGAAATATCATCAATTCACAAGTCTTCGGGATGATCTCTGGGGCAACGCTATATTCCTCAAAGAAGCTAATGCTATTTCTGTCGAACTCAAAAAGAAG GTGCAATTCCAATTCACTTTGCTCACGGACACACTTTATTCACCGCTTCCTCCGGATCTCTTGCCGACTGTAgatgaagacgaagaagaagaacgaCCGTTCCCGCGCACGATAGTCGCCGTCGAAGTGCAAGACACGAAGAACGGCGCCACACATTATTGGACCCTCGATAAACTAAG ACAGCGCTTGGAGCTGATGCGCCACGTGTACAACGAGGACTCGAGCCCCAGCACTCCGGAGGCCAAAGAGGATATTTTCCAATGTCTAACGGCCTACTCTAATCCGAAGTTCTCGCTCGCAAATCTTTTGCCTTCGAG ACAAAGACTTGAACTGATGCGAGAAATGTATCATAACGAAGCTGAACTGTCTCCTACCTCTCCGGATTTCAATATCGAATCCATTACTGGAGGTGATCCATTCTACGACCGTTTCCCATGGTTCCGAATGGTTGGCAG GTCTTTCGTGTATCTCAGCAATCTCATGTACCCAGTACCATTGATCCACAAAGTAGCGATAGTCAACGAAAAAGGAGACGTGAAAGGTTATTTGCGTGTAGCGGTACAAGCCGTGGTTG AAGAGGAAAACAGCGAATACTCAAGTGGCGTCAGACAGTCCGCTAGAATCTCCTTCGAGGACGACCTCTTTGGCAACCAGAAGCAGAACAAACGTAACACATTATTGACCCAAACTCTCGAGAAGAATCGACAAATCCTCCTGCACGAAGAACGCGTCGTAGAAGGCCACAACGAGCAGAAGGACACAAAGGAAGAAGACGATATTGGCGATGCCGACAGTGGCAGAGGCGATAGTTCGGTTTCCAGCGACATGAAGGAGGAGGATCTACCGGATCATTTGTTACTCGGCTCTGAATTCACGTTTAGGGTAACTGTACTGCAAGCGATGGGTATCTCCACCGAATACGCCGACATCTTCTGTCAATTCAA TTTCTTGCATCGACACGATGAAGCATTTTCAACGGAACCGGTGAAAAACACAGGAAAAGGAAACCCACCTGGATTTTATCATGTGCAAAAT ATCACCGTCACGGTAACAAAATCATTCCTGGAATACCTCAAAACTCAACCCATCGTGTTCGAGGTATTCGGCCACTACCAGCAGCATCCTCTACACAAGGACGCCAAACTGGAATA CGTACGACAACCACCGAAGAGGATGCTTCCTCCATCGATACCGATCAGCCAACCCGTACGTTCCCCGAAATTCGGAAGCGTTCTGCCATCGCCTAGCACGTCCCACGTGCACGCCAAGTACGACGTGTTAGTATGGTTCGAAATTTGCGAATTAGCACCGAACGGCGAGTACGTGCCATCTGTGGTGGACCACAGCGACGATCTGCCGTGCCGTGGACTCTTCCTGTTGCACCAGGGTATTCAGCGTCGCATCCGAATCACTATCGTTCATGAGCCAGCGTCCGAATTACGATGGAAGGATGTGAGGGAGTTGGTCGTAGGGCGTATCAGGAACACACCGGAACCGGAGGAAGAGGACAACGACTCGTCGGTGCTCTCCTTGGGTCTGTTCCCTGGAGAATACTTGGAGGTGCCCGGAGACGATAGGTGCATGTTCAGATTCGAGGCTGCGTGGGACAGCTCTCTTCACAACTCGGCCTTACTTAACAGAGTGACAGCGTATGGAGAACAAATATTCATGACCATCTCTGCGTATCTTGAA CTGGAGAATTGTGGACGACCAGCAATCATTACCAAAGATCTAAGCATGATCATTTATGGCAGGGACGCTAGAGTAGGACCACGTTCCCTGAAACATCTCTTCAGCGGAAGCTACCGCAATCAGGAAGCTAATAGACTCAGCGGCGTTTACGAGCTGGTGCTGCGTCGTTCTTCGGAAGCAGGTAGCCCAG GTGTTCAAAGGCGACAGCGCCGTGTGTTGGATACAAGCTCCACGTACGTGAGAGGGGAAGAGAATCTTCATGGATGGAGACCTCGAGGAGATAGCTTGATATTTGATCACCAGTGGGAACTGGAGAAGCTGACGAGATTAGAGGAAGTAGAGAGAGTGAGACACACGTTATTGTTGCGAGAGAAGCTTGGCATAGACAAGGTTTCGTTCTGCAATAAAATATCACACGATTTCACCAAGAGCGAAAAG GAAGTTTGCAATATGATGGCAAAAGCAACAAACGAACCGCATGCCAGCCCAGTCAAACTAAAGCGTTCAACGAGTAAAGACGTGTATGAGCCATGGGAGATGACTGAGAGGGAAAGAGAATTAGCCACGAAATATATTAAGCTAATTCAAGGTCGAATTCCGAATAAAGAACCTATACTACTTTCTGACGTTTCACCGGGAGAAGACACTATGGCTGACATGTCGACATCCATGATGTCTTCGGTGATATCGTCCTCGTCCCAAGAGTCAGTATACGAGAGAGCTAGTGATTACTTAGAGCAG GCTGCTGGTATAATAGTATGGAGCAGGTCTAAGTCGTGCATCCTTAGGTTGAGTTCACCGGAGAGGGCTAGACTGCAGGAACTGCAGGAGAGCATATTAGCAAGCGAATCTGCCAACCAAACGTGTACCGTAGCGCCCGCTCCGTTAGGTTCATCTTCCCCATCCAAAGAGAATCTGGTGCTCTACGTGCCGGAAGTCGAAGAAATTCGCATTAGTCCGGTTATCGCTAGAAAAGGTTATCTAAATGTTCTCGAACACAAGACCAACGGTTGGAAGAAACGCTGGGTT GCTGTACGACGACCCTACGTTTTAATCTTCCGAGAAGAAAAAGATCCAGTTGAGAGGGCTCTTATCAATTTAGCTACTGCTCAAGTTGAATACTCTGAAGATCAATTAGCTATGGTGAAAGTACCAAATACTTTCAG TGTTGTTACAAAACACCGAGGGTATTTGCTGCAAACTTTAGGGGATAAAGAGGTTTACGACTGGTTATATGCAATTAATCCTTTACTCGCTGGTCAAATCAG GTCAAAATTAGCGCGCAAAGGACCCACAGCTACGAACCTGATTAACGCATCGCCAGTTGGTCTAGCTCCACCGATAGATCAACAGTCGAACCAAAATAAGTGA
- the unc-104 gene encoding kinesin family member unc-104 isoform X4, with the protein MSSVKVAVRVRPFNNREISREAQCIIEMTGSTTSILNPKAPPGTKDAIKSFNYDYSYFSMDPNDINYSSQLMVYKDIGEEMLEHAFEGYNVCIFAYGQTGAGKSYTMMGKQEEGQEGIIPQICKDLFRKISRNSNECLKYSVEVSYMEIYCERVRDLLNPKNKGNLRVREHPLLGPYVEDLSKLAVMSYQDIHDLIDEGNKARTVAATNMNETSSRSHAVFTIFFTQQKQDSATGLVTEKVSKISLVDLAGSERADSTGAKGTRLKEGANINKSLTTLGKVISALAEIATKKKKKADFIPYRDSVLTWLLRENLGGNSKTAMIAAVSPADINYDETLSTLRYADRAKQIVCKAVVNEDANAKLIRELKEEIQKLRELLKQEGIDVQEGPDGKVTYEKKESRDEIVRATKREDDVKETRARIPSHTTSTIAEEAVDQLQASEKLIAELNETWEEKLKRTEVIRLQREAVFAEMGVAVKEDGVTVGVFSPKKTPHLVNLNEDPLMSECLIYYIKDGFTRIGSAEANIPQDIQLCGPHILSEHCVFENHEGIITLMPKKGALIYVNGREVTEPVVLKTGSRVILGKNHVFRFNHPDQVRERREKGSPAETPGNGETVDWNFAQIELLEKQGIDLKAEMEKRLLVLEEQFRKEKEEADQLFEEQRKSYEARIDALQRQVEEQSMTMSMYSSYTPEDFNNIEEDIFVNPLFDAESNWTEREFQLAAWAFRKWKYHQFTSLRDDLWGNAIFLKEANAISVELKKKVQFQFTLLTDTLYSPLPPDLLPTVDEDEEEERPFPRTIVAVEVQDTKNGATHYWTLDKLRQRLELMRHVYNEDSSPSTPEAKEDIFQCLTAYSNPKFSLANLLPSRQRLELMREMYHNEAELSPTSPDFNIESITGGDPFYDRFPWFRMVGRSFVYLSNLMYPVPLIHKVAIVNEKGDVKGYLRVAVQAVVEEENSEYSSGVRQSARISFEDDLFGNQKQNKRNTLLTQTLEKNRQILLHEERVVEGHNEQKDTKEEDDIGDADSGRGDSSVSSDMKEEDLPDHLLLGSEFTFRVTVLQAMGISTEYADIFCQFNFLHRHDEAFSTEPVKNTGKGNPPGFYHVQNITVTVTKSFLEYLKTQPIVFEVFGHYQQHPLHKDAKLEYSVRQPPKRMLPPSIPISQPVRSPKFGSVLPSPSTSHVHAKYDVLVWFEICELAPNGEYVPSVVDHSDDLPCRGLFLLHQGIQRRIRITIVHEPASELRWKDVRELVVGRIRNTPEPEEEDNDSSVLSLGLFPGEYLEVPGDDRCMFRFEAAWDSSLHNSALLNRVTAYGEQIFMTISAYLELENCGRPAIITKDLSMIIYGRDARVGPRSLKHLFSGSYRNQEANRLSGVYELVLRRSSEAGVQRRQRRVLDTSSTYVRGEENLHGWRPRGDSLIFDHQWELEKLTRLEEVERVRHTLLLREKLGIDKVSFCNKISHDFTKSEKEVCNMMAKATNEPHASPVKLKRSTSKDVYEPWEMTERERELATKYIKLIQGRIPNKEPILLSDVSPGEDTMADMSTSMMSSVISSSSQESVYERASDYLEQAAGIIVWSRSKSCILRLSSPERARLQELQESILASESANQTCTVAPAPLGSSSPSKENLVLYVPEVEEIRISPVIARKGYLNVLEHKTNGWKKRWVAVRRPYVLIFREEKDPVERALINLATAQVEYSEDQLAMVKVPNTFSVVTKHRGYLLQTLGDKEVYDWLYAINPLLAGQIRSKLARKGPTATNLINASPVGLAPPIDQQSNQNK; encoded by the exons ATGTCGTCGGTAAAGGTGGCGGTGAGGGTACGGCCCTTCAACAATCGAGAGATCTCCCGCGAGGCACAATGCATCATCGAAATGACCGGCAGCACCACTT CGATATTGAATCCGAAAGCACCACCGGGCACCAAAGATGCAATCAAAAGCTTCAACTACgattattcctatttttccaTGGAC CCAAACGACATAAATTATTCTTCACAACTGATGGTCTACAAGGATATCGGCGAAGAGATGTTAGAACACGCCTTCGAAG GTTACAACGTGTGCATATTCGCGTACGGGCAAACAGGCGCCGGCAAGTCTTACACAATGATGGGCAAGCAAGAAGAAGGTCAAGAGGGGATAATCCCTCAAATTTGCAAGGACCTCTTTAGAAAAATCAGTCGCAATTCAAACGAGTGCCTGAAATATTCAGTCGAAGTTAGTTACATGGAGATCTACTGCGAAAGGGTGCGAGATCTCTTGAATCCCAAGAACAAAGGAAACCTCCGAGTACGAGAGCATCCTCTCCTCGGACCGTACGTCGAAGATTTGTCAAAATTAGCGGTGATGTCTTACCAGGACATCCACGACCTCATCGACGAAGGCAACAAAGCGAG AACGGTTGCCGCCACAAACATGAACGAGACGTCAAGTAGATCTCACGCGGTGTTTACGATATTTTTCACACAACAGAAACAAGACTCAGCTACCGGATTAGTGACGGAAAAAGTCAGCAAAATTTCGCTTGTTGATTTGGCAGGCTCTGAAAGGGCTGACTCTACCGGTGCGAAAGGTACCAGGTTAAAGGAGGGTGCTAACATCAATAAAAGCTTGACAACCCTTGGAAAGGTCATCAGTGCCCTGGCTGAAATC GCTaccaaaaagaagaagaaggctGACTTCATCCCGTACAGAGACTCCGTTCTAACATGGCTTCTGCGAGAGAACCTAGGAGGAAACTCTAAAACAGCAATGATCGCGGCAGTGAGTCCCGCAGACATCAATTACGACGAAACCCTCTCTACTCTACG ATACGCCGACAGAGCGAAGCAAATTGTTTGCAAGGCTGTCGTCAACGAGGACGCGAACGCGAAGCTTATTCGGGAGCTCAAAGAAGAGATTCAGAAACTGCGGGAGCTACTCAAACAAGAGGGTATTGATGTTCAAGAAG GGCCAGATGGTAAAGTCACATATGAAAAGAAAGAATCTA GAGACGAAATCGTCAGAGCAACCAAGCGCGAGGACGATGTGAAGGAAACTCGAGCCAGGATCCCGTCTCATACAACGTCCACCATTGCTGAAGAAGCGGTGGATCAGTTGCAAGCTTCAGAGAAACTGATAGCCG AACTCAATGAAACCTGGGAAGAGAAGCTGAAGCGAACCGAGGTGATTCGCCTCCAACGCGAGGCAGTGTTCGCCGAGATGGGTGTCGCCGTGAAAGAGGACGGCGTGACAGTCGGTGTCTTCTCCCCGAAAAAGACTCCTCACTTGGTGAACCTGAACGAAGATCCCCTCATGTCTGAATGTCTGATCTACTACATCAAAGATGGCTTCACACGCATCGGTAGCGCTGAAGCAAACATTCCTCAAGACATTCAGCTCTGTGGTCCACATATACTGAGCGAACACTGCGTCTTCGAGAACCACGAAGGAATTATCACGTTGATGCCGAAGAAGGGTGCTTTGATCTACGTGAACGGACGCGAAGTCACTGAACCCGTAGTTCTGAAGACTGGCTCGCGCGTGATTTTAGGGAAGAATCATGTATTCAGATTCAATCATCCTGATCAAG TCCGAGAACGGAGAGAAAAAGGATCTCCCGCGGAGACTCCCGGAAACGGAGAGACAGTCGACTGGAATTTCGCACAGATCGAGTTGCTGGAGAAACAGGGAATCGATCTGAAGGCTGAAATGGAGAAGCGGTTGTTGGTTCTTGAAGAACAGTTCCGTAAAGAGAAGGAAGAGGCGGATCAGCTGTTCGAAGAACAGAGAAAG AGCTATGAAGCTCGAATAGATGCCCTGCAGAGACAAGTTGAAGAACAAAGCATGACAATGTCGATGTACAGCAGTTACACCCCTGAAGACTTCAACAACATCGAGGAGGACATCTTTG TCAACCCATTGTTTGACGCAGAGAGCAACTGGACCGAGAGAGAGTTCCAGCTGGCCGCTTGGGCCTTCCGCAAATGGAAATATCATCAATTCACAAGTCTTCGGGATGATCTCTGGGGCAACGCTATATTCCTCAAAGAAGCTAATGCTATTTCTGTCGAACTCAAAAAGAAG GTGCAATTCCAATTCACTTTGCTCACGGACACACTTTATTCACCGCTTCCTCCGGATCTCTTGCCGACTGTAgatgaagacgaagaagaagaacgaCCGTTCCCGCGCACGATAGTCGCCGTCGAAGTGCAAGACACGAAGAACGGCGCCACACATTATTGGACCCTCGATAAACTAAG ACAGCGCTTGGAGCTGATGCGCCACGTGTACAACGAGGACTCGAGCCCCAGCACTCCGGAGGCCAAAGAGGATATTTTCCAATGTCTAACGGCCTACTCTAATCCGAAGTTCTCGCTCGCAAATCTTTTGCCTTCGAG ACAAAGACTTGAACTGATGCGAGAAATGTATCATAACGAAGCTGAACTGTCTCCTACCTCTCCGGATTTCAATATCGAATCCATTACTGGAGGTGATCCATTCTACGACCGTTTCCCATGGTTCCGAATGGTTGGCAG GTCTTTCGTGTATCTCAGCAATCTCATGTACCCAGTACCATTGATCCACAAAGTAGCGATAGTCAACGAAAAAGGAGACGTGAAAGGTTATTTGCGTGTAGCGGTACAAGCCGTGGTTG AAGAGGAAAACAGCGAATACTCAAGTGGCGTCAGACAGTCCGCTAGAATCTCCTTCGAGGACGACCTCTTTGGCAACCAGAAGCAGAACAAACGTAACACATTATTGACCCAAACTCTCGAGAAGAATCGACAAATCCTCCTGCACGAAGAACGCGTCGTAGAAGGCCACAACGAGCAGAAGGACACAAAGGAAGAAGACGATATTGGCGATGCCGACAGTGGCAGAGGCGATAGTTCGGTTTCCAGCGACATGAAGGAGGAGGATCTACCGGATCATTTGTTACTCGGCTCTGAATTCACGTTTAGGGTAACTGTACTGCAAGCGATGGGTATCTCCACCGAATACGCCGACATCTTCTGTCAATTCAA TTTCTTGCATCGACACGATGAAGCATTTTCAACGGAACCGGTGAAAAACACAGGAAAAGGAAACCCACCTGGATTTTATCATGTGCAAAAT ATCACCGTCACGGTAACAAAATCATTCCTGGAATACCTCAAAACTCAACCCATCGTGTTCGAGGTATTCGGCCACTACCAGCAGCATCCTCTACACAAGGACGCCAAACTGGAATA CAGCGTACGACAACCACCGAAGAGGATGCTTCCTCCATCGATACCGATCAGCCAACCCGTACGTTCCCCGAAATTCGGAAGCGTTCTGCCATCGCCTAGCACGTCCCACGTGCACGCCAAGTACGACGTGTTAGTATGGTTCGAAATTTGCGAATTAGCACCGAACGGCGAGTACGTGCCATCTGTGGTGGACCACAGCGACGATCTGCCGTGCCGTGGACTCTTCCTGTTGCACCAGGGTATTCAGCGTCGCATCCGAATCACTATCGTTCATGAGCCAGCGTCCGAATTACGATGGAAGGATGTGAGGGAGTTGGTCGTAGGGCGTATCAGGAACACACCGGAACCGGAGGAAGAGGACAACGACTCGTCGGTGCTCTCCTTGGGTCTGTTCCCTGGAGAATACTTGGAGGTGCCCGGAGACGATAGGTGCATGTTCAGATTCGAGGCTGCGTGGGACAGCTCTCTTCACAACTCGGCCTTACTTAACAGAGTGACAGCGTATGGAGAACAAATATTCATGACCATCTCTGCGTATCTTGAA CTGGAGAATTGTGGACGACCAGCAATCATTACCAAAGATCTAAGCATGATCATTTATGGCAGGGACGCTAGAGTAGGACCACGTTCCCTGAAACATCTCTTCAGCGGAAGCTACCGCAATCAGGAAGCTAATAGACTCAGCGGCGTTTACGAGCTGGTGCTGCGTCGTTCTTCGGAAGCAG GTGTTCAAAGGCGACAGCGCCGTGTGTTGGATACAAGCTCCACGTACGTGAGAGGGGAAGAGAATCTTCATGGATGGAGACCTCGAGGAGATAGCTTGATATTTGATCACCAGTGGGAACTGGAGAAGCTGACGAGATTAGAGGAAGTAGAGAGAGTGAGACACACGTTATTGTTGCGAGAGAAGCTTGGCATAGACAAGGTTTCGTTCTGCAATAAAATATCACACGATTTCACCAAGAGCGAAAAG GAAGTTTGCAATATGATGGCAAAAGCAACAAACGAACCGCATGCCAGCCCAGTCAAACTAAAGCGTTCAACGAGTAAAGACGTGTATGAGCCATGGGAGATGACTGAGAGGGAAAGAGAATTAGCCACGAAATATATTAAGCTAATTCAAGGTCGAATTCCGAATAAAGAACCTATACTACTTTCTGACGTTTCACCGGGAGAAGACACTATGGCTGACATGTCGACATCCATGATGTCTTCGGTGATATCGTCCTCGTCCCAAGAGTCAGTATACGAGAGAGCTAGTGATTACTTAGAGCAG GCTGCTGGTATAATAGTATGGAGCAGGTCTAAGTCGTGCATCCTTAGGTTGAGTTCACCGGAGAGGGCTAGACTGCAGGAACTGCAGGAGAGCATATTAGCAAGCGAATCTGCCAACCAAACGTGTACCGTAGCGCCCGCTCCGTTAGGTTCATCTTCCCCATCCAAAGAGAATCTGGTGCTCTACGTGCCGGAAGTCGAAGAAATTCGCATTAGTCCGGTTATCGCTAGAAAAGGTTATCTAAATGTTCTCGAACACAAGACCAACGGTTGGAAGAAACGCTGGGTT GCTGTACGACGACCCTACGTTTTAATCTTCCGAGAAGAAAAAGATCCAGTTGAGAGGGCTCTTATCAATTTAGCTACTGCTCAAGTTGAATACTCTGAAGATCAATTAGCTATGGTGAAAGTACCAAATACTTTCAG TGTTGTTACAAAACACCGAGGGTATTTGCTGCAAACTTTAGGGGATAAAGAGGTTTACGACTGGTTATATGCAATTAATCCTTTACTCGCTGGTCAAATCAG GTCAAAATTAGCGCGCAAAGGACCCACAGCTACGAACCTGATTAACGCATCGCCAGTTGGTCTAGCTCCACCGATAGATCAACAGTCGAACCAAAATAAGTGA